In a single window of the Scyliorhinus canicula chromosome 1, sScyCan1.1, whole genome shotgun sequence genome:
- the LOC119966242 gene encoding max-like protein X, giving the protein MTEPGGGEDPRGGKTDSSFSDNGFDSGFFADNTRKGGIGSRANSITSNAGSTSASSVPNTDDEDSDYRQEVAYKETYKDRRRQAHTQAEQKRRDAIKKGYDDLQSIVPTCQQQDFLIGSQKLSKATVLQKTIDYIQFLHKEKKKQEEELSTLRKDVMALKIMKANYEAIVKAHRNNPHQGKGLLTDQLKFRIFQNIMDPLFQTFNACISVTSFQELSACVFSWIEEHCKPQTLREIVVGILRQLTNELS; this is encoded by the coding sequence ATGACGGAGCCGGGCGGCGGCGAGGATCCGCGCGGGGGAAAGACTGATTCCTCGTTCAGCGACAATGGCTTTGATTCTGGATTCTTTGCTGACAACACGAGAAAAGGAGGCATAGGATCGAGAGCAAACAGCATAACATCGAACGCAGGCTCCACCAGTGCCTCCTCCGTACCAAACACAGATGATGAAGATAGTGATTACAGGCAGGAAGTTGCGTATAAAGAGACTTATAAAGATCGACGGAGACAGGCTCACACACAGGCTGAACAAAAGAGACGGGATGCCATTAAGAAAGGTTATGATGACTTACAGTCAATCGTCCCTACATGCCAGCAACAAGATTTCCTGATTGGATCCCAGAAACTGAGTAAAGCCACAGTTCTACAGAAAACTATTGATTATATCCAGTTTTTGCACAAGGAGAAAAAGAAGCAGGAGGAGGAACTCTCCACTCTGCGCAAGGATGTCATGGCTCTGAAGATTATGAAGGCGAATTATGAAGCGATTGTAAAAGCCCATCGGAATAATCCTCACCAAGGCAAGGGCCTGCTGACCGATCAACTCAAGTTTCGTATTTTTCAAAACATCATGGACCCCCTATTTCAGACTTTCAATGCTTGCATCTCTGTGACCAGTTTCCAGGAGTTGTCAGCCTGTGTCTTCAGCTGGATCGAGGAACACTGCAAACCACAGACTCTGCGGGAGATTGTGGTTGGGATACTCCGGCAGTTAACCAACGAGCTGAGCTGA